From Jiangella mangrovi:
GGAGTGGCCGCACGTCGGTGCCGCGCTGGAGGACGTCGGCGCGAGCTGGTTCTACAACTGGTCCGCGTCCGACGCCGCCATGCCGGCGCCCGGCGGGGTGGAGTTCGTGCCGATGATCTGGGGCGAGGCGTCGGTCACCGACGACACCCTCGAGACCGCGCGCCGCGAGGGCGACGTGCTGCTCGGGTTCAACGAGCCCGACCTCGGCGAGCAGGCGAACCTGAGCGTCGAGCGGGCACTGGAGCTGTGGCCGCGGCTGGAGTCGACGGGGCTGCGTCTGGGCAGTCCGGCGGTCGCCTGGGGCGCGGACACACCGGGCGAGTGGCTCGACCAGTTCATGACGGGTGCGGAGGAGCGCGGGCTGCGGGTCGACTTCATCACGCTGCACTGGTACGGCTCGGATTTCGGCCCGGACGCCGTCGGCCACCTGCGCAGTTACATCGAGGCCACCCACGACCGGTACGGACTGCCGATCTGGGTCACGGAGTACGGCCTGATCGACTTCTCCGGGTCGCCGAAGTACCCCGGCGACGACCAACTGGTCGCGTTCGTCGAGGGGTCGACGGCGATGATGGAGTCGCTGCCCTACGTCGAGCGGTACGCCTGGTTCGGGCTGCCGGCCGAGGAGGACGGCATCGGCCTCTACGCCGACGGGTCCACGCCGACGGCGGCCGGCTCGGCGTACCGGGCGGCCGGCGAGGACTAGCCGTCGAGGTAGGCGTGCAGCCGGCGCCGGACGTGGTGGCGGGCCTGCCCGAGCGCCCTGCCGGCCGCGGCCGGGTCCAGCCCGGCGGCGCGGGCGGCGACGTCGGCCGGCAGACCCTGCACGTCGACCAGGTTCAGCAGTGTCGCCTGCGCGGGCGGCAGCTCGCCGAGCGCGGCGTCGACGACGCCGTAGAGCTCCTCGGTGTCGATCTCGGCGTCGGGCCCGAGGACGCGGCCACCCGCGGGCCAGGAGTTCGGGGAGTCGACCCAGTCGCCGAGGTCGGTGGTCTCCTCGTAGAACGCCGGGTAGTACAGCTCGGCCGGGCTGTCCTCGTCGGGCCCGGTGTCGGCGATCTGCGTGATGCGGTCGTCGCGGACCCGCTCGGTGTCGATGTCGCTGTCGCGGTACTGGACGGCGAGGTCGGCCAGGCGCTCGAGCACGGCCGGCAGCTCCGCCGACCCGGACCGCTCGAGGACGTCGGCGTACGCCGTCTGGACGAGGTCCTCGGCGTTGACGGGGTCGATGGCGCGGGCCAGCGCCAGCAGCTGCGGCCCGCCGGCGGCGAGGCTCTGGTCCATGCCCGCGGGGGCGTCGGTACTGCGCCGGCTGCGGAGGACGCCCAGCGTGGTGCGGAGCTGGTCGTGGTGCTCGGTCGTCATGGTCCCAGCCTATGAGGCTGCTCGGGGGCAGTCAGAACCATGGCGGCCCGGCCGGCGGATCGGTCCACCACGAGGTGTCCGGGACGGTGTCCTGGAGCCGGCGCAGCAGGTCCGCCTCGAAGCGGGCCGCCGACGGGTGGCGCTCGACCGCCCGCCGCCAGGCCCGCTCGGCGACGTCCGGACGGTGGTGGACCACGGCCGCCGCATGGCAGACGGCGACGAGCCGATGACCCGCGTGGTCGATCGCGGCGTCCCAGGTGGCGTCCGGGATCGGCCGGCCCTGCGCCGCCAGGTGGTCGACGAGGAAGTCGAAGACTCGCCAGCCCGACGGGGTCGGCTCCAGCAGGGCGACCGTCCGGTCGATCAGCTCGCCGGCCCACCGGACGGCCTCGTCGGCGTCCTGCGACCCGAGCGGCCGATCGGGCTGCCGGTCGTGCGGCCGGTCGTGTTCCGGCAGGTAGTGCGGGGCGAGGTCGCGCAGCACCGCCTCGGGTGCGGCGTCGAGCCCGGCCCGCCGCCAGTCGGCGGCCGCGCGGACCAGGGCCGCGGCGAGCGGATGGCTCGACTCGCCGGCGCGCAGCCGCTCGACGGCCAGCAGGGCGCCGCCGAGATATTCGCCGAGGCCATAGCGCAGCACGCCGGAGCGGAGCCGCGGATCGGCGACGGAGGCCGCCAGCCGGGCGCGCTCGTCGTCGTCGGGCCGCAGCCACACCGTCCGGAACCGCTCGAGCAGCTCCCACTGGTCGCCGCGGCCGCCGCGGTCCGGGAGGTGGCATTCGTACGGGGCGGCGCGCATCGTCGCGACGACGACATTGCGCCGGCGCAGCGCGCGGTCCAGCCACTCGACGCGGAAGTGCTCCGGACGCAGGTAGCGGTCGAGGTCGTCCAGCCAGATCACCGTGCCGACCGGACTGGCGCCGGCGCCGAACAGCTGCGCGAGGCCGGCGGGCGGCGCGGGCACGACGAGCGGCAGGTCGGCGCAGTGCCGGCGGACCACCTCGGCGCCGAGCCGCGACTTGCCGGCCCTCGGGTGCCCGAGCACCAGGACCGGCCGGCCCGCGTCGACGGCGTCGAGCACCTCGGCATGGGCGTCGCGGACCAGATACGGGATGGGGAGGTGGGAGCGGTGCACGCCGAAGGCCTCGAGCGCGGCGTCACGGGCGAGGGGCAGCGCGTCGGCGTCGAGGGCCGAGCGGACGGTGGCCTCGAGGGCGTGCTCCTGCTGGTCCCATCGCGCCGCCTGCTGGCGCAGCCACCACGCCACCGGGGTGCCGACCCCCGCGACGGCGCACAGGACGACCAGCAGCCACCACGGAACTCCGACCCAGTGCTGGGCGAGGAGAGCGCTCGACGCCACCACGGTTGTGACGATCAGCAACCGTGCCGACTGCTGGTGCGGGGTGCTCCACCGCACGCCGCTCTCGTGCCTCACGCTCGTCCCCCTGCACTACATAGGCATTATGTCCCTTCTCGTCCAGACACTGGTAGTCATCGTGATCATCAAATTTCGATCACTTCTCGGACTCGGCGCGATGACGGCCCACCGGCGGCGCGCCCGTCTGCCTTCGATGCGAACGTCCTGCGCGGACGGCGTGCCGCTCCCTACGCTGAGCACAGGCTCGTCACCGTTCGACAGGGGAGGGGACCATGCCCGAAGCCGTGGTTGTCGAGGTCGTTCCGTATCCGGGAG
This genomic window contains:
- a CDS encoding RNA polymerase sigma factor, with protein sequence MTTEHHDQLRTTLGVLRSRRSTDAPAGMDQSLAAGGPQLLALARAIDPVNAEDLVQTAYADVLERSGSAELPAVLERLADLAVQYRDSDIDTERVRDDRITQIADTGPDEDSPAELYYPAFYEETTDLGDWVDSPNSWPAGGRVLGPDAEIDTEELYGVVDAALGELPPAQATLLNLVDVQGLPADVAARAAGLDPAAAGRALGQARHHVRRRLHAYLDG